Part of the Streptomyces europaeiscabiei genome is shown below.
TTCCGCCTGCACGGCATTCCGTCGGCCATTCACTGACGCGCGCGCTGCGGCAATCACCCCTGCCCGAATTCCGCGACAACCCCTGTCGTGCAGCCATCCACAGAAAGCAGAGAATGCCCAACCCCTTCAACCAACAAGTCATCGAAGAGTTCCGCGCCCGGCGCGGCGAGGTCGGCGGCTATTTCGAGGGCGCCCGTCTGATCCTCCTGACCACCACCGGCGCCCGTACCGGCAACCGGCACACCACCCCCCTCGGCTACCTCCCCGACGGCGACGGCACGATCCTGGTCATCGCGTCGGCCGGAGGATCGCCCAAGCACCCCGACTGGTACCGGAACATCAAGGCCGACCCCCGCGTCACCGTGGAGACCGGGGCGTTCACCTACGAGGCCGAAGCCGTCGCACTGATCGGCAAGGAGCGGGACCGGGCGTTCGCGCGGGCGGTCGAGGCCGAACCGGGATGGGCCGAGTACCAGGCGAAGACGGACCGTACGATCCCGGTCGTCGCCCTGCGCGAGGTCCTCGTGGCCGGTCCCCCGAACATCAACGCCGGCTCCATGGGCGAGGCCATCAAGGTCGT
Proteins encoded:
- a CDS encoding nitroreductase/quinone reductase family protein; this translates as MPNPFNQQVIEEFRARRGEVGGYFEGARLILLTTTGARTGNRHTTPLGYLPDGDGTILVIASAGGSPKHPDWYRNIKADPRVTVETGAFTYEAEAVALIGKERDRAFARAVEAEPGWAEYQAKTDRTIPVVALREVLVAGPPNINAGSMGEAIKVVHDAFRRELALIKKELLTSNGRAGLGAQLRVNCLTFCQGLHNHHTGEDIGLFPYLSDRRPELAPALTRLHEEHERIATLTEELRRIVTAEDADPDAVLPEVERLTDQLEAHLTYEEEQLIPALDAVAVPTNP